A section of the Rhodobacteraceae bacterium M382 genome encodes:
- a CDS encoding pyruvate, phosphate dikinase, translating into MKGAAVQKRAQAELSKDPHTTLITATAPVAANTHGGRAKCLQRLVRLDLPVPRTVALSFETVHQIAEGEMPDIAEILSQFPENALLCVRPSSEDPDWGGPGAILNIGMNDARYVDFCEALGAEAAAALYLRFVQSYAVHVARLDPDEFEHVADDGPEALSEILHAYEMETDEAFPQDPAEHLAAVLRSMARAWEGTSARLLRQAKGAPADAGLGLVVQEMIPGVGQGECGSGVLQLVDPTTGVPKIVGRYLSQSQGRDALGAGASALYLETDDRGPALQDLAPKAFDDLKAHAALMRTKLREEMQVEFVIESGRVHILDGVRVARASRAALRIAVSLAQDGIISPQEAVMRIDPHAVSELLHRQVDPEAPRDVIGTGIAASPGAATGRLVFTSAEAQASASRREPCILVRRETSPEDIRGMHAAAGVLTERGGMTSHAAVIGRGLGLPCIVGASSMVFNSKTKKVTAPDGRVFAAGDVVTIDGSSGQVLAGEPPMLEAALDDAFQTLMGWADAERDIGIRANADTPADAQTARNFNAQGIGLCRTEHMFFDPGRLTVMREMIFAQTSNGRQAVLARLLPMQRDDFVQLFRIMQGQPVCIRLFDPPLHEFLPGTRGGQRELAEALDIPVSDVTRRVEEMKEYNPMLGLRGVRLGVTVPEIYDMQARAIFEATLEASHDGDPVVPEVMIPLVSARREVELVKTRIDAVAAAVKSERGLDFDYRLGVMVETPRAALRAAEIAPHTAFLSFGTNDLTQMTYGLSRDDAGRFMSDYVNQGVFPEDPFHVLDTEGVGELLQLGAERAREANPDLTLSICGEHGGNPESIAFCRQTQFDYVSCSPFRVPVARLAAAQLAISHKIGDA; encoded by the coding sequence ATGAAAGGTGCTGCAGTGCAGAAACGAGCGCAAGCCGAATTGTCCAAAGACCCGCATACGACGCTGATCACTGCGACAGCGCCTGTCGCAGCCAATACCCATGGGGGCCGGGCAAAATGTCTGCAACGGCTGGTCCGGCTGGATCTGCCGGTGCCGCGCACTGTTGCTTTGTCATTTGAAACGGTGCACCAGATTGCCGAGGGCGAGATGCCCGATATCGCAGAAATCCTCTCGCAGTTTCCCGAAAACGCCTTGCTGTGCGTGCGCCCGTCTTCGGAAGACCCCGATTGGGGCGGTCCCGGTGCCATTTTGAACATTGGCATGAACGACGCCCGCTACGTTGATTTCTGCGAGGCGCTGGGGGCCGAGGCCGCAGCGGCCCTGTATCTGCGGTTCGTCCAATCGTATGCCGTGCATGTGGCGCGCCTGGATCCGGATGAATTCGAACATGTGGCCGATGACGGACCCGAAGCATTGTCCGAAATCCTGCATGCCTATGAAATGGAAACGGATGAAGCCTTTCCACAGGATCCTGCGGAACATCTGGCAGCGGTGTTGCGATCGATGGCCCGTGCGTGGGAAGGCACCTCGGCGCGTTTGCTGCGCCAGGCCAAGGGGGCTCCGGCGGATGCCGGTTTGGGGTTGGTCGTACAGGAGATGATTCCTGGAGTTGGACAGGGCGAATGCGGATCGGGCGTCTTGCAACTGGTCGATCCGACCACTGGGGTGCCCAAGATTGTTGGACGCTACCTGAGCCAGTCACAGGGGCGTGACGCTCTGGGGGCCGGGGCCAGTGCGCTATATCTCGAAACCGACGACCGCGGACCGGCGCTCCAGGATCTTGCACCCAAGGCTTTTGACGACCTCAAGGCCCACGCCGCCCTGATGCGGACCAAGCTGCGCGAGGAAATGCAGGTCGAATTTGTCATAGAAAGCGGCCGGGTCCATATTCTGGACGGGGTTCGTGTCGCGCGCGCGTCGCGGGCGGCACTGCGGATCGCCGTCAGCCTGGCGCAGGACGGCATTATCAGCCCCCAGGAAGCCGTCATGCGCATCGACCCGCACGCGGTCAGCGAATTGCTGCACCGTCAGGTCGATCCGGAGGCACCTCGGGATGTGATTGGCACAGGAATCGCCGCCAGCCCGGGCGCGGCGACGGGGCGATTGGTCTTCACGTCGGCCGAGGCACAGGCCAGCGCATCCCGACGCGAACCCTGCATTCTGGTGCGGCGTGAAACCTCTCCCGAAGACATTCGCGGTATGCATGCCGCTGCCGGGGTGCTGACAGAACGGGGCGGTATGACCAGTCACGCTGCGGTGATCGGGCGCGGTCTGGGGCTGCCCTGTATTGTCGGGGCCTCTTCGATGGTCTTCAATAGCAAGACGAAAAAGGTTACTGCGCCGGATGGCCGAGTGTTTGCGGCTGGAGATGTGGTAACGATTGATGGCAGTTCTGGTCAGGTGCTCGCCGGGGAGCCGCCGATGCTCGAGGCGGCGCTGGATGACGCGTTTCAGACTTTGATGGGATGGGCCGATGCCGAACGCGACATTGGCATTCGGGCCAACGCAGATACGCCAGCTGACGCCCAAACTGCCCGGAATTTCAATGCACAGGGCATCGGGCTGTGCCGAACCGAACATATGTTCTTTGATCCCGGCCGTTTGACCGTGATGCGGGAAATGATCTTTGCCCAGACCAGCAATGGCCGCCAGGCTGTGCTGGCGCGTCTCCTGCCCATGCAACGCGATGATTTTGTTCAACTTTTCCGCATCATGCAAGGTCAGCCGGTGTGTATCCGCCTGTTTGATCCGCCGTTGCACGAATTCCTGCCAGGCACCCGCGGAGGCCAGCGTGAATTGGCCGAGGCCCTGGATATTCCGGTTTCGGATGTCACCCGCCGGGTGGAGGAAATGAAGGAGTATAATCCGATGCTGGGTCTGCGCGGTGTGCGGCTCGGTGTTACGGTGCCCGAAATCTATGACATGCAGGCGCGCGCCATTTTCGAAGCCACATTGGAAGCCTCCCATGACGGTGACCCGGTGGTGCCCGAAGTGATGATCCCATTGGTGTCGGCGCGGCGCGAGGTCGAATTGGTCAAGACCCGGATTGACGCGGTCGCAGCGGCGGTCAAAAGCGAACGGGGGCTGGATTTCGATTATCGTCTGGGCGTGATGGTGGAAACGCCACGGGCCGCCTTGCGCGCGGCAGAAATCGCACCTCACACGGCGTTTCTCAGCTTTGGAACCAATGACTTGACGCAGATGACTTATGGTCTGTCACGCGATGATGCGGGACGCTTTATGTCGGATTACGTCAACCAGGGGGTTTTCCCCGAGGACCCGTTTCATGTGCTGGATACAGAAGGTGTGGGCGAGCTGTTGCAATTGGGGGCCGAACGGGCGCGCGAAGCCAACCCGGATCTGACGCTGTCAATCTGTGGCGAACATGGCGGCAACCCCGAATCAATCGCCTTTTGTCGACAGACCCAATTCGACTATGTATCCTGTTCTCCCTTCCGGGTGCCCGTGGCGCGACTTGCTGCCGCACAGCTGGCAATCTCCCACAAGATCGGCGACGCCTGA
- a CDS encoding cell wall hydrolase, with translation MKRLCAATLALAFAALPASVSAEAGLDTLVKQERKNLQNVPGGKLRKLLTFNGKPKAPEIPLQYTRTWVDAQPAPEGDANYACLAEALYFEARGETVKGQFAVAEVIMNRVKSDKFPNSLCSVIRQGTGRKYQCQFTYTCDGHKEVIAEKQAYMRVSKVARAVIDGVGSDLVDGATYYHTTAVRPRWSKTFKRTAQIGVHLFYRPNYRTASSE, from the coding sequence ATGAAACGACTATGTGCTGCCACCCTGGCGCTGGCTTTTGCCGCGCTTCCAGCCTCTGTGAGCGCAGAGGCGGGGCTGGATACCCTGGTGAAACAGGAACGCAAGAATCTGCAAAATGTACCGGGCGGGAAATTGCGCAAACTGTTGACGTTCAATGGGAAACCCAAGGCACCCGAAATTCCGCTGCAATATACGCGAACCTGGGTGGATGCACAGCCGGCACCCGAAGGTGACGCGAATTATGCCTGTCTGGCCGAGGCGCTGTATTTCGAAGCCCGCGGCGAAACCGTCAAAGGCCAATTCGCTGTGGCCGAAGTGATCATGAACCGGGTCAAAAGCGACAAGTTTCCCAATTCCTTGTGCAGTGTAATCCGGCAGGGAACAGGGCGTAAATATCAGTGCCAATTCACCTATACCTGTGATGGGCACAAGGAAGTCATCGCGGAGAAACAGGCGTATATGCGCGTCTCCAAAGTCGCCCGTGCGGTGATTGATGGTGTCGGCAGCGACCTGGTTGATGGTGCCACATATTACCACACCACGGCGGTTCGCCCCCGGTGGTCCAAAACGTTCAAAAGGACCGCCCAGATCGGGGTTCACCTGTTCTATCGCCCCAACTATCGCACCGCATCCTCCGAATGA